From Halorubrum salinarum, the proteins below share one genomic window:
- the tpiA gene encoding triose-phosphate isomerase — MFILVNLKAYPCDPIEVATAARDVAEASGARIAVSPQAADVARVAETGVETWAQHVSPNGHGSHTGSTLAEAVADNGAEGTLINHSENRLKLADVDGSVRAAERADLETIVCANNPAQVGAAAALGPDAVAVEPPALIGGDVSVATADPGIVEDAVAAAEAVDPAVDVFCGAGVSTGEDVSTAGDLGAAGVLLASGVAKADDPEAVLEDLVSGI; from the coding sequence ATGTTCATCCTGGTGAACCTCAAGGCGTACCCGTGCGATCCGATCGAGGTAGCGACCGCGGCCCGCGACGTCGCCGAGGCGTCCGGCGCGCGCATCGCCGTCTCGCCGCAGGCCGCGGACGTCGCCCGCGTCGCCGAGACCGGCGTCGAGACGTGGGCGCAGCACGTCTCGCCGAACGGGCACGGCTCGCACACGGGCTCGACGCTCGCCGAGGCTGTCGCCGACAACGGCGCCGAGGGGACGCTGATCAACCACTCCGAGAACCGGCTGAAGCTCGCGGACGTCGACGGCTCCGTGCGGGCGGCCGAGCGGGCCGACCTGGAGACGATCGTCTGCGCGAACAACCCCGCGCAGGTCGGCGCCGCGGCCGCGCTCGGCCCCGACGCGGTCGCCGTCGAGCCCCCGGCGCTCATCGGCGGCGACGTCTCCGTCGCCACCGCCGACCCGGGGATCGTCGAGGACGCGGTCGCGGCCGCCGAGGCCGTCGACCCCGCGGTCGACGTGTTCTGCGGCGCCGGCGTCTCGACCGGCGAGGACGTGTCGACCGCCGGCGACCTCGGCGCCGCCGGCGTCCTGCTGGCCTCCGGCGTCGCGAAGGCGGACGACCCCGAGGCCGTGCTCGAAGACCTCGTGAGCGGCATCTGA
- the dnaK gene encoding molecular chaperone DnaK has protein sequence MTKMASNKILGIDLGTTNSAFAVMEGDEPEIIANAEGDRTTPSVVAFADDGERLVGKPAKNQAVQNPDRTIQSIKRHMGDDDYTVEIGDDDYTPEQVSAMILQKIKRDAEEYLGDDVEKAVITVPAYFNDKQRQATKDAGEIAGFEVERIVNEPTAASMAYGLDDESDQTVLVYDLGGGTFDVSVLDLGGGVYEVVATNGDNDLGGDDWDEALIDHLADEFQNDHGIDLRDDRQALQRLKDAAEEAKIELSNKKETTVNLPFITATDSGPVHLEQSVTRATFENLTSDLIERTVEPTEQALADADYSKSDIDEVILVGGSTRMPQVQEQVEELVGQEPKKNVNPDEAVALGAAVQGGVLSGDVDDIVLLDVTPLSLGIEVKGGLFERLIEKNTTIPTEESKVFTTAADNQTSVNVRVFQGEREIAEENELLGAFQLSGIPPAPAGTPQIEVSFNIDENGIVNVEAEDQGSGNAESITIEGGVGLSDEEIEEMQEEAEKHAEEDEARRERIEARNEAETTIQRAETLLEENEEELDDDALVGDIEAAIEDVEDVLEDEDADTDEIESATEALTEELQEIGKQMYEGQAAQAGPGGAGGAGPGGMGGMGGAAGPGGAAGPGGAGPDGDDEEYVDADFEDVDDDDEE, from the coding sequence ATGACCAAGATGGCGAGCAACAAGATTCTCGGTATCGACCTCGGTACCACCAACTCCGCGTTCGCGGTGATGGAGGGCGACGAGCCCGAGATCATCGCCAACGCGGAAGGCGACCGGACCACTCCGTCGGTCGTCGCCTTCGCCGACGACGGCGAGCGCCTCGTCGGCAAGCCGGCGAAGAACCAGGCCGTCCAGAACCCCGACCGCACGATCCAGTCGATCAAGCGGCACATGGGCGACGACGACTACACCGTCGAGATCGGCGACGACGACTACACCCCGGAGCAGGTCTCGGCGATGATCCTCCAGAAGATCAAACGCGACGCCGAGGAGTACCTCGGCGACGATGTCGAGAAGGCGGTCATCACCGTCCCCGCCTACTTCAACGACAAGCAGCGCCAGGCGACGAAGGACGCCGGCGAGATCGCCGGCTTCGAGGTCGAACGCATCGTCAACGAGCCGACCGCGGCCTCCATGGCGTACGGCCTCGACGACGAGTCCGACCAGACCGTCCTCGTGTACGACCTCGGGGGCGGCACGTTCGACGTGTCGGTCCTCGACCTGGGCGGCGGCGTCTACGAGGTCGTCGCCACGAACGGGGACAACGACCTCGGCGGCGACGACTGGGACGAGGCGCTCATCGACCACCTCGCCGACGAGTTCCAGAACGACCACGGGATCGACCTCCGCGACGACCGGCAGGCGCTCCAGCGGCTGAAAGACGCCGCCGAGGAGGCGAAGATCGAGCTGTCGAACAAGAAGGAGACCACGGTCAACCTCCCGTTCATCACCGCGACCGACAGCGGCCCGGTCCACCTCGAACAGTCCGTCACCCGCGCGACGTTCGAGAACCTCACCTCGGACCTCATCGAGCGCACCGTCGAGCCGACCGAGCAGGCGCTCGCCGACGCCGACTACTCGAAGTCCGACATCGACGAGGTCATCCTCGTCGGCGGCTCCACGCGGATGCCGCAGGTCCAGGAGCAGGTCGAGGAGCTCGTCGGACAGGAGCCGAAGAAGAACGTCAACCCCGACGAGGCGGTCGCGCTCGGCGCGGCGGTCCAGGGCGGCGTGCTCTCCGGCGACGTCGACGACATCGTGCTGCTGGACGTCACCCCGCTCTCGCTCGGGATCGAGGTGAAGGGCGGCCTCTTCGAGCGGCTCATCGAGAAGAACACCACGATCCCCACCGAGGAGTCGAAGGTGTTCACCACGGCCGCCGACAACCAGACCTCCGTCAACGTCCGCGTCTTCCAGGGCGAACGCGAGATCGCCGAGGAGAACGAGCTGCTCGGCGCGTTCCAGCTGTCCGGCATCCCGCCGGCGCCCGCGGGCACCCCGCAGATCGAGGTCTCGTTCAACATCGACGAGAACGGCATCGTCAACGTCGAGGCCGAGGATCAGGGCTCGGGCAACGCCGAGTCGATCACCATCGAGGGCGGCGTCGGCCTCTCCGACGAGGAGATCGAGGAGATGCAAGAGGAGGCCGAGAAGCACGCCGAGGAGGACGAGGCCCGCCGCGAGCGGATCGAGGCCCGCAACGAGGCCGAGACGACGATCCAGCGCGCCGAGACCCTGCTCGAAGAGAACGAGGAGGAGCTCGACGACGACGCGCTCGTCGGCGACATCGAGGCGGCCATCGAGGACGTCGAGGACGTGCTCGAAGACGAGGACGCCGACACCGACGAGATCGAGTCCGCCACCGAGGCGCTCACCGAGGAGCTCCAGGAGATCGGCAAGCAGATGTACGAGGGCCAGGCCGCGCAGGCCGGTCCGGGCGGCGCGGGCGGCGCCGGTCCCGGCGGCATGGGCGGCATGGGCGGCGCCGCCGGTCCGGGCGGCGCGGCGGGCCCCGGCGGCGCCGGGCCCGACGGCGACGACGAGGAGTACGTCGACGCCGACTTTGAGGACGTGGACGACGACGACGAGGAGTAA